Part of the Paenibacillus guangzhouensis genome is shown below.
CCATGAGCTTCTACCGCCGCCTGCATCGCACGGCTTACATCTTCCGGACTCAGCACATCCATCTGCATCATCAATACTTGCTTGCCGGTCTGCGCGAGGATTTCATCCTGTGCCTGCTGGAGCTGTGCAAGGTCACGACTTGCGATCGTTACCTTCGCCCCTTCTCTTGCAAATTCCAGAGCGCTCGCCCGGCCGAGTCCTTTACTGGCCGCGGCTACGAACACGGACCTGCCGGTTAACCCTAAATCCATCATCATCACCCTCTCCATCGATTTGGCACTTTCCCCCATTATCATGCGTTGAAGAGGCTGACGTCAACTTTGCCCGATTACCCTCTCGCCTTCCGGTATCCAGCAGCTAGAATATGCATCCCATCCCGATATTTCGCCACGGTACGGCGCGAAATTTGAATTCCCTCATTCATGAGCAATTCGGCAATCCGTTGGTCAGATAGCGGACGTTCCTTATCTTCCTCAGCGATCATCGTTTTCAATCGAGCCTTAACGGCCTGTGTAGAAGTATCCACTCCTTCACGTGTTGGCAGCCCCGTTGAGAAGAAATATTTCAACGGGAAAACCCCGTGCGGTGTCTGGAGATACTTCCCGTTCACCGTACGACTCACCGTAGACTCGTGAATGCCTAATCGGCTCGCAATCACGGCCAGGGTCATTGGCCTGATGCCCTTGACCCCTGCCGACAAGAATTGGATCTGCTCTTCCAAGATCGCGTGCATCACGTTCATCAGCGTCTGGCGCCTCAGGGTCACGCACCGGACGAGCCATGCAGCCGATTTGATCTTGGCCTGCAGGAAAGCAGACGCATCAGATGACTCGAATGCCGCAGTTCCTTGATGCTGAGCTAACCCCTGATAGACCTCGCTAATGGTTAACCGCGGCGAACTGAACGGATGCATATGCAGCCTATATCCTTCTGGTTTTAGCTCCACCATGGCATCAGGGATCGCGTATGGAACGACGGACGCCCCCATCGATTGACCAGGCCGCGGCTGAAGATGCTGAATGTATTGCACAGCAGCCTTCACCTGTGCCCTCGATATGCGCAAGCCGGACGCGATCGCCCCCCATTGCCCATGTGCTAGATCCTCCAGATAGTATGACACGATCTCCCTTGCACCGCGGACCGGGGCTGGGTCGCGTTCAATTTGAAGCAGGAGGCACTCCCTGACATCCCGCCCGCCGATGCCCGCTGGCTCCAATGCCTGCACCTGGCGCAGCGCCTCTTCCACCTGGACGGTCGAGAGATCCAACGCCGTGCACACCTCGGCTAGTTCAACATCCAAGTAGCCGTCTTCATTTAAATTCCCCGCTAAATAGACCGCCGCACGGCGGACTTGAGGCGCCAGCTTGAGCAGCCGCAATTGGCCGAGCACGGCTTGCTCCAAGGATTCTGAGGCAGCTTGAACTCGCCATAACGGGTCGAATGCCATGCTTCGCGCCGGCACACGTCCTCTC
Proteins encoded:
- the rpoN gene encoding RNA polymerase factor sigma-54, which translates into the protein MLGYQLVQDQRLKLAMTPELQQSMHILTLSGHELMQYVQEEMLQNPVLELEEQRRGRVPARSMAFDPLWRVQAASESLEQAVLGQLRLLKLAPQVRRAAVYLAGNLNEDGYLDVELAEVCTALDLSTVQVEEALRQVQALEPAGIGGRDVRECLLLQIERDPAPVRGAREIVSYYLEDLAHGQWGAIASGLRISRAQVKAAVQYIQHLQPRPGQSMGASVVPYAIPDAMVELKPEGYRLHMHPFSSPRLTISEVYQGLAQHQGTAAFESSDASAFLQAKIKSAAWLVRCVTLRRQTLMNVMHAILEEQIQFLSAGVKGIRPMTLAVIASRLGIHESTVSRTVNGKYLQTPHGVFPLKYFFSTGLPTREGVDTSTQAVKARLKTMIAEEDKERPLSDQRIAELLMNEGIQISRRTVAKYRDGMHILAAGYRKARG